In Nitratiruptor sp. YY09-18, a single window of DNA contains:
- the mqnP gene encoding menaquinone biosynthesis prenyltransferase MqnP: MGNFSKLLRDFNEFVMFKHTIFSLPFIFIAMIVAAHGWFGWRLFFLGLLATIFARNFAMAVNRYLDRDIDALNPRTASRPSVDGRISLKQQKLFIIINAIGFIVIAYLINDLAFCLSFPFLVVLGGYSYFKRFSETAHLILGLALGLAPIAGVVAVQGQITLWSIFLAIGVMFWVAGFDLLYSLQDIEFDKKMGLYSIPSRFGSECTLFLSTLFHALAVLFWLFFALTAKLGFFGYIAVVVAAIMLYYEHRIVRKDFSKIDRAFFTVNGYLGIIFLILIILDTIAR; this comes from the coding sequence ATGGGAAATTTTAGCAAACTGTTGCGAGATTTTAATGAATTTGTAATGTTTAAGCATACAATTTTTAGCCTTCCCTTTATCTTCATTGCGATGATAGTAGCAGCTCATGGATGGTTTGGTTGGAGACTCTTCTTTTTAGGGCTGTTGGCTACAATATTTGCTCGCAATTTCGCTATGGCAGTCAATCGCTACCTCGATCGTGATATTGACGCTCTCAATCCCCGCACTGCTTCGAGACCTAGTGTAGATGGACGCATATCATTAAAGCAGCAAAAACTCTTCATCATCATTAATGCAATAGGCTTTATCGTGATAGCATATCTCATTAACGATTTGGCTTTTTGTCTCTCATTTCCTTTTTTAGTTGTCCTTGGTGGCTATAGCTACTTTAAGAGGTTTAGTGAGACTGCTCATCTTATCCTTGGTCTTGCTCTTGGTCTTGCACCGATTGCAGGTGTGGTGGCAGTACAAGGGCAGATTACTCTATGGAGTATATTTTTAGCTATTGGAGTGATGTTTTGGGTGGCTGGATTTGATCTGCTCTACTCACTTCAAGATATTGAATTTGATAAAAAGATGGGTCTTTACTCCATTCCTTCTCGCTTTGGAAGCGAATGTACACTCTTTCTCTCTACGCTCTTTCATGCACTTGCAGTACTTTTTTGGCTCTTTTTTGCTCTTACTGCAAAACTCGGGTTTTTTGGATACATTGCAGTAGTTGTGGCGGCTATAATGCTTTATTATGAGCATAGGATTGTGAGAAAAGATTTTAGCAAAATTGATAGAGCATTCTTCACTGTAAATGGCTATCTAGGAATAATCTTTCTTATTTTAATCATTCTTGATACTATAGCGCGTTAA
- a CDS encoding phosphoribosyltransferase — protein MFKDRADAGQKLAKALEKYRNNPDVIVLAIPRGGVEVGLEVAKYLHSDFDMLFCRKLQYPWTTESGYGAICEDGTIFINEQALQGVTQDDIYREIERQEAEIAHRIKVLRSGKPLKDLTNKIVILTDDGVAMGSTMIAAVKMLHKLPVKKIVVAVPTASPQAVAVLKQLADEVVTLYTPHPFFAVADAYERWYDVSDEEVLELLTRYSIKND, from the coding sequence ATGTTCAAAGACCGTGCAGATGCAGGCCAAAAACTAGCAAAAGCTTTGGAGAAGTATCGTAATAATCCCGATGTCATTGTATTGGCGATTCCAAGAGGTGGCGTAGAAGTAGGATTGGAAGTAGCAAAATATCTCCATAGTGATTTTGATATGCTCTTTTGTAGAAAACTGCAATACCCTTGGACAACTGAGAGTGGATATGGTGCTATTTGTGAAGATGGAACAATATTTATCAATGAGCAGGCATTACAAGGCGTGACGCAAGATGATATCTATAGAGAAATAGAGCGCCAAGAAGCTGAAATCGCCCACCGCATAAAAGTACTGCGATCTGGAAAGCCTCTCAAAGATTTGACTAATAAAATAGTCATACTTACTGACGATGGTGTCGCAATGGGATCAACAATGATTGCAGCAGTAAAGATGCTGCACAAACTTCCAGTAAAAAAGATAGTCGTAGCAGTTCCTACCGCTTCGCCTCAAGCTGTTGCAGTGCTAAAGCAACTCGCTGATGAAGTGGTTACACTCTATACCCCTCATCCCTTTTTTGCAGTAGCAGATGCATATGAGAGATGGTATGATGTAAGCGATGAGGAGGTATTGGAGCTTTTAACGCGCTATAGTATCAAGAATGATTAA